Proteins found in one Candidatus Krumholzibacteriia bacterium genomic segment:
- a CDS encoding M6 family metalloprotease domain-containing protein, producing MTAATPPTRFLPRCSGIAALGLMAVLCVAPAGATTLDPSHPVWDGPHAGAWSRALVQFGQDHVGRPTPRSRVLERGTAVGQRVLVIPVLPADAVGPPVSREDLERAWFGPGENSVRGYWNHVSGGRFAPTGRVLPWLRLPGSLQSDYPNVIDGRPVPNVTAGPRAMAADALDAAAAVVGDLRVFDDDGPDGIPGSGDDDGVLDLVVVLHPEPGWEVEPSDAARAIVSLQSRLDRRPIAGTDLAADAFVVTSARGPLGVWVHEFGHLLGLEDLYDHARDRESDTGGAEARLGGLGRWSLMASGTWGGRGSSPSGLDAWSRIRLGWDDTRITEGDAEFDLVPVDASGGSSLEVRPTGDWGFERFVLETRRRRPDAIVDADLPGSGVLVYRVDGRQGDLGLGSDYLELLQADGRDDLGNGDDDGDADDPFDGSAGADRLDATTNPATVSGIPDPARPAPVIEIGPADAAGAHRVQVGIVDGPWLRLRSAAFPQPQEQPRTFIGLERSTAWRLEFDDVGAQPVTNAEIDLEILPTGRNGSVEPSTGITLQRNGAMWSPAPTVVVTEEDGLAGEGPLDVRITLRVDDRPARTIELGIPVQLGPGLSNDLGLEDFVPRVLSAATDTTRFERLGLADLPRTTSAGWGLRTDGELRYADDVEVAVESGWTGFGEQRELEFWSRQDVERDLPGMTWDAGVVEVFVPDRGWRVVEPSGRDVVQVWRASSAAVRARAGLGGQAWIWEPTRMTLPDDALPLRVRFRFGSDSIGTARGWQIAGAGTLSPLPRAALTVRPREGGGLEVRTDFDGDLAPIDQVRFRYRRPGAETWIAASPLFSVRSDATTVNPIDVPASVDVFEVGLFSEIAGDTPGGSTPPLLLGRAGYRRSPERALPRLLTNPAVGQLVLETPVRDEDVALRVIDVRGREVAQLTIPAGTDLLEWNGRSAEGARLGSGVYFLVLSDDPSRAISFVWLN from the coding sequence ATGACGGCAGCGACTCCTCCGACGCGATTCCTCCCCCGGTGCAGTGGCATCGCCGCGCTGGGCCTGATGGCCGTCCTGTGCGTCGCCCCGGCCGGGGCGACCACCCTCGACCCGAGCCACCCGGTCTGGGACGGTCCGCACGCCGGGGCGTGGTCACGGGCGCTCGTGCAGTTCGGCCAGGACCACGTGGGCCGGCCGACGCCCCGGTCGCGCGTTCTCGAGCGCGGGACCGCGGTGGGGCAGCGCGTGCTCGTGATCCCGGTTCTGCCCGCCGATGCGGTGGGTCCTCCGGTCTCGCGCGAGGACCTGGAGCGCGCCTGGTTCGGTCCCGGCGAGAACAGCGTGCGCGGTTACTGGAATCACGTGAGCGGAGGCCGCTTCGCGCCCACCGGGCGGGTGCTGCCCTGGCTGCGTCTGCCCGGGTCCCTGCAGAGCGACTACCCGAACGTGATCGACGGTCGGCCCGTGCCCAACGTCACGGCCGGCCCGCGCGCCATGGCCGCCGACGCCCTCGATGCCGCCGCCGCGGTGGTGGGCGATCTCCGCGTCTTCGACGACGACGGGCCCGACGGCATCCCGGGGAGCGGTGACGACGACGGCGTGCTCGATCTCGTGGTGGTCCTGCATCCCGAGCCCGGCTGGGAGGTCGAGCCGAGCGACGCCGCGCGCGCGATCGTGTCACTCCAATCGAGGCTCGACCGTCGACCGATCGCGGGAACGGACCTGGCCGCCGACGCCTTCGTGGTGACGTCGGCGCGGGGACCGCTGGGCGTCTGGGTGCACGAGTTCGGGCACCTTCTCGGTCTGGAAGACCTGTACGACCACGCCCGGGATCGTGAGAGCGACACCGGTGGAGCCGAGGCCCGGCTCGGGGGATTGGGCCGATGGTCGCTGATGGCGAGCGGGACCTGGGGTGGGCGGGGATCGTCGCCGTCCGGACTGGACGCATGGAGCCGGATCCGCCTCGGGTGGGACGACACGAGGATCACCGAGGGTGACGCCGAGTTCGACCTCGTTCCCGTGGACGCCAGCGGCGGCAGCAGCCTCGAGGTCCGTCCGACCGGAGACTGGGGCTTCGAACGCTTCGTTCTCGAGACCCGCCGACGCCGGCCCGACGCGATCGTCGATGCCGATCTCCCCGGTTCGGGAGTTCTCGTGTACCGCGTCGACGGCCGTCAGGGCGACCTGGGACTCGGGTCCGACTATCTCGAACTCCTGCAGGCCGACGGCCGGGACGACCTGGGCAACGGCGACGACGACGGCGACGCGGACGATCCCTTCGACGGCAGTGCCGGCGCCGACCGCCTGGACGCGACGACGAATCCGGCGACGGTGTCCGGCATCCCCGACCCGGCGCGCCCGGCGCCGGTGATCGAGATCGGACCGGCCGACGCAGCGGGTGCCCATCGGGTGCAGGTGGGGATCGTCGACGGACCCTGGCTCCGACTCCGCAGCGCGGCCTTTCCACAACCGCAGGAGCAGCCTCGGACCTTCATCGGCCTGGAACGATCGACGGCGTGGCGGCTGGAGTTCGACGACGTCGGTGCGCAGCCGGTGACGAACGCCGAGATCGACCTCGAGATCCTGCCGACCGGCCGCAACGGATCGGTGGAGCCGTCCACGGGCATCACGCTGCAGAGGAACGGCGCGATGTGGTCGCCCGCGCCGACGGTGGTGGTGACCGAGGAGGACGGACTCGCGGGCGAGGGTCCTCTCGACGTGCGGATCACGCTGCGCGTCGACGACCGCCCGGCGAGGACGATCGAACTGGGCATTCCCGTGCAGCTGGGTCCGGGGCTGTCGAACGATCTGGGCCTCGAGGACTTCGTTCCCCGGGTCCTTTCCGCCGCGACCGACACCACCCGATTCGAACGGCTCGGCCTCGCCGATCTGCCGCGGACGACCAGCGCGGGGTGGGGCCTGCGCACCGACGGCGAACTCCGCTACGCCGACGACGTCGAGGTCGCGGTCGAGAGCGGCTGGACCGGCTTCGGCGAGCAACGCGAACTGGAGTTCTGGTCGCGCCAGGACGTCGAGCGCGACCTGCCCGGCATGACGTGGGATGCCGGCGTGGTCGAGGTCTTCGTGCCCGATCGCGGATGGCGCGTGGTCGAGCCGAGCGGGCGCGACGTGGTCCAGGTGTGGCGGGCGAGTTCCGCGGCCGTCCGCGCTCGAGCGGGCCTCGGTGGACAGGCGTGGATCTGGGAGCCCACCCGGATGACCCTCCCCGACGACGCGCTGCCGCTCCGGGTGCGCTTCCGCTTCGGTTCGGACAGCATCGGGACGGCCCGCGGATGGCAGATCGCGGGGGCCGGCACGCTGTCGCCGCTTCCGCGCGCCGCGCTCACGGTGCGCCCGCGCGAGGGCGGAGGGCTGGAGGTGCGCACGGACTTCGACGGCGACCTCGCGCCCATCGATCAGGTGCGCTTCCGTTACCGTCGACCGGGGGCGGAGACCTGGATCGCCGCCTCGCCGCTGTTCTCGGTGCGCTCGGACGCCACCACCGTCAATCCGATCGACGTGCCGGCCTCGGTCGACGTTTTCGAGGTCGGCCTGTTCTCCGAGATCGCGGGCGACACGCCGGGTGGGTCGACGCCGCCCCTGCTGCTCGGACGCGCCGGGTACCGTCGGAGTCCGGAGCGAGCGCTGCCACGACTGCTCACGAACCCTGCGGTGGGTCAGCTCGTGCTCGAGACGCCGGTCCGCGACGAGGACGTCGCCCTCCGCGTGATCGACGTCCGGGGGCGCGAGGTGGCGCAGCTCACGATCCCGGCGGGCACGGACCTGCTCGAGTGGAACGGGCGCTCGGCCGAG